The Theobroma cacao cultivar B97-61/B2 chromosome 1, Criollo_cocoa_genome_V2, whole genome shotgun sequence genome contains the following window.
TGTACCTATAGTCGAAGGCATCAAGGTTGACAATTTTCCACCTAAAGCTGTATCACTAGGAATATCTGAAGTTCCCTTGAGAGTTGACACCAGTGAGTTATCATTTTCCTGTTCATCACCTGGAAAATCTTGTGGTGCAGTTTCAATATCTATTTCTTCTGCAATAACATTTGGAACCTCAAGCAATAGTTGTGACTGTTCCTCTGGAGTCATAAGCAGCTCTCTtctctccatgtactcaaacAATGTAAAAGCTGAAGCAAGTTAAGTAGTCAATTATGCTTAATGGAAATGCTTCATGACAGATGCCCACAAAGTTTGACAGGCTCCAGCCCACAGTTTCTTGAGAAAGTAAATGTAAATTGTCAATTTTGGAATGGTAAATTATTAGACAGCTCTGACACAAAAGTGCATGAACTCACAAAAATAAAACGTGTCTATTCCTCTTCATACCTTGAGAAATGGAGAAGATAGATGCATACAATAGGCATACAAAAGCACAAGTTTACAGTAGAAGACTAGGCTCACAGAAAATCAAGAAGACCACTCTGAACTGTTTTACACTTTTACTAAAAAAACCCATAGAGGCATAAAGGCAAACTCCACGTGGACTCCCTCACATTAAAATACAAGATCATTGGTTTACAGaggaaaaaagtttttttttttttgaaaagtaatttACAGACGAAAAAGTTGGGGAGATATGTGAGCTCTATATTTTTGTAATGTCCCCTAAAAACTCCCATCATAAACATAGTAGAGCTACCTGTAATATTAAGAAGTAAAGAACTAAAAAACCTCAGCACTTGGCTATTTTAAACAAAGTTAACAGaatttttgattttatcaattatttgTTAGGTGTGTCTGCCAATTCAAGAATACATGTTTAAAAAACTTGGTTCAGGAGTTACAAAATTATTAACACATCCATGGTGGATTTTCTTTTCCAGTCACAATACCTAAAATGCAACTGGTGAGCTCCATAATTAGTCAAAACACTTATGTCTAGGCATGTAATCAACAGATACTCAAAAAGGATATTCTCTGCGCCATCCCTTTTCATTGGCACGATCAATGAGCTTTTGTAACAAGGTAATCTCTGCTGAAAGCCACtgggaaaaaaaagagtacAGAATCCCaggaaagaatttaaaaatatcaattactATACCAACAAAGTCATCACAAACATTCCCAAGAAGGAGACTGTACTGTCAGCATATATAATTTAGGCCAACAATTCACAAGTACGTAGAAATTTATGGTGAAGAGTATCACTACAACAACTATGCAGGCAGCAGATTtacaagaacaaaaaaaaaaattagatatttttcATTCCAACAATAATGCATTAAAAAATCTTCTTCAAATGACTGTTTAATTATGTCTAGATTCATCCTTTGGATTAGTATAAATACCTATGTAATTCAGCAAATTATGTAAGACAAGTCATTTGAATGAAAGTCATCTGAATTCAAGTTCTCTCATATTTTTGATGACTTCGTCTCCCCTATTCTTTTCTATATCAATTGTGTGAGTGCGCACAATATTCCAACAATAATGCattcaaaaatcttgttttgaggaaattttcatcatataattatgttaatctatattctttcctttttaattatttgttctttcctttttaaccatttttaatgtaaaatcctAATAAAATCAAGGGTATCTCttttacaaaaaattcaataaaagatCTAGTCAACATTTAATACGTAAAATTTTTGTAGGATAAATCCAATACATAAAATTGTCAAAACTAAGAATTCAACACTTAATCTTTTAGTGTATCAAAAAGCACCTGAAATAGGCAACCAACAGTAAAAGATACTTGGCCATCAATTGACAATACAAAAACAGCAATAACAAGAGAATAAAAGTTGCAACCATTCTCTAACAGCTATGTATAGTTTGTCATGAAAATACATACGTGCTTGGTTATATCTTCATGCAAAATTCGAGCCTTTGCTTCAAGTTCCACCTATCAAtggtttaaaataattttgatatttggaAAAGTTAAAAggttggaaagaaaaaagaaataggcGTCAAAAACTAGAAACACAACAGAGTAAGATCAATGGGTAAAACAAGGGACTGGAGGGTATAGAAAAATACATAGGAAACCAATATCAATAAGTAGTAACCAaacataaacaaataaaaatctGCATCAGTAGCTTTGCAGGTTTGCCTGGTGTGTAAAAAACCAAGCATGATAGAGCATCAGTTAATATGAACTTAGAATTGAATAAAGTATCCTATAGATATGTCCAGCTTAATGGTCAGTGAAATGTTGTGAAACCATGAGAATTCAACTTTGTGGGACATCACCAGATCCCCATTGATGCTTGCTATTAAACTGCAGAAGATTAGGCACACCATAATTCTCTTTTGGGTTGACTGACCCAAGTAGGAACCAGGCTAGGATATGAGCCCATCTGATGATTAGAACTGGCACAAGTCCATATCCTCTAGCTTAATAAGTGAAAAGTGAGTCATCTAACTGAGACTTTTAGTCCTAGGAATATGGTCTGATGACCAACTGAGGCCAGAAATGACACCAGTCAACGGTTTAAGCAGTCAGCACAACCGGGCAGGGTCTGGTTTTAAAACATTCACCAACAGTAAACATAGCAGGGATGCAACAAATTTATTGATGGAGCACATTGCAGAATtgattttgactaaattttcAGATCTGTAACCAGTTTATTTTACCACCAAAAAACCCTATGTTACTATTCTTTCTAATCCCAGATACACTCAAATCAATCAACAATCACAATTCAATCTAAAACCCTCAATTATTATTCCAGGTACTGCTCAAACTAACAGGACAGTATCAATATAACTTGCTATATCCCTTATCTGTTCCTCCAACCTTAACTCGACACCAGACTCCTAGCTATACACCAACAATACAATTAGTTCAACAAATAAAAGGGCTTTCTGCATGCAAAATCTtttatttcatcttttatttaTGAGTAATTAATTGCTTGAAACCTTTGATAACATCAATTTCCAATGTTAATTCTAATTTTGGGATCCCAAAAGGAAGAGGAAGACTCTCCTGCGCTGCAGGACACCAGCTTCCACAAACACTTAGAGTTCAATAGCTGCATCATGGCCTACAGATCAGCTACTGAGCTCAGCTTACTCTACCATTTACATAAAAACCCATGTAACCAAACTAAACCTGATAATTACCACAAAGATCTTCCACATATgctaacaaaaaatttattaaatgttCTCAGTTTTATGCAAGCCAAGCTTATTACACAACATTCCACAGCAAGCGAGACATACCGTGATTTGTCAGGCACTATAAAGAAAATCAATCACAAAATCTTAAACCCTTTacctttttaatattttttcataaacACAATAACAGTAAATGATTTGCATGTACCTCAAGAAGCCTTAACTTGGCACAAACTTCTAGTATCTATTCAAGCAATGCTGTATCTCTAACAATCCCAGAACAACACTCTGGAACTAGCGCCATAccttataaaagaaatttaagtttttaagtTCTTAACACCTCATCCTATGTAATTTCCAGTTAACCTACACCCATTtatcaaatgaaaattaagaaatggACTATATTGACAGTTTGAACTGCCTAACATTGCCCTAAAAGACATAGATTCTTACATTAGACAAAGAACAATATCATTCCTACTAGAATGTAACATTCTGGATTATGCAAATAGTACAAGAGCTTACAATGGTTAATCTCTTCAGCAATCCATTTTTTACTCTCTGATACAAATCCTCACATTCTTCCTGCAAAAAGCCCACAACAAAGTTAAGACACCCACATGCACCCTGATATCTGTTCCAGTGTAAACAGCAGCCTCCTAACAAACAAATTAAGATATTTTGTCACACCATATGCAGCTGCAATACCAATCCTAACCTACCATTACTTCAACTATGCCTTCTTTGGAAAGGCACATATGCTCTAGATATGAAACAGGTGATTGTTAACAGACCTCAGATAAAAATGGAAAGTCAAATGATGAGCTGGGTAAGATCTAATTGTCAGTAAGAGAAttctttttagaaaaaaatttagaagGTTTGGAATAACAAGTTGCTGATGTTAGTAGCATTAACAATCACTAAAGGAGCTGCCATATATCTGTCTCCAATTTAGTATCCCACAGGCGAAgtgaaatataaataaattaaccaTTTCTGTTACTGCTTTGCACTTCATCTCAACAAGATAGTGCTTTCTTCATCAAGcaactataaaaatatttcaaatctTGCTTCggttttaaagtaaaaaaaggaTTAGCAacaattcatcaaaatttgtcaaatgtcCAGATGAATTGCACCTAAATTCAGAAAGATAGTAGGCTGAAAGAAAATTTCAGCTTGGCACTGAAATATGTCAAAACTGAGTTCTATTGGAATGAACTAGCAGTACTGTGCTGGTTACCTGAGCGAAATTATCATCTGAAAGCATGGAAAGGTTAACATCTTTCACAAAATTTGAAACCTGGAGAAGAATGTCTGTGTTTATATCATTGTTCCCAGAGGCCTTCTTCAGCCCTTGACAACAAAGAATGCTAACACCGTAAATTAACTATTTAAAACAGATAAGAACATATTGCATAATTAACATGAGATAATGTCGCATCATACAAATAAACCAAAGCATAAATTCTACATATATCAATAGCAAAGAAATTAACATTTCAAAAAGCTGGTTTAATAGTGGCATTAattgtttgccttaaagaagGGTGGTAAGCAGTTCTATCACAAAAGGTATAAGTCATCAAAATTAACAGTTTGTAGTTATTGGTATAAAACATaccaaataataattttcagcTTAGATTTCTCATATTATCTTCCACAACACAATGATCACATTTCTCTACatgtaataaaataactaatatCCTTCCCCAACCCCCAGTCACCAATTGatcattaaaaagaaaaagactttGTTTACAAACATACTGAAAAACTATTTGATTTGCATAGAAATCCTTCACTTGCTTAATAGTTATAAACAGAATGAGCTCCATGTCTAGTTGTTCCCACCCCTAGTAGATTAACAGAAAAGCATCCAAGAATCTTGCTAAAGACAATAAGCCACTAGTCTACTAGGATTTATTACCATACctagttttttatttctcaacTTTCTCTGCTTCAAGTTTAAGTCAGGAAGCATgatatatatcttaaaatttacatattattaTCTTGtgtattgaaaattaaatggaAATTATGTGTAATCAAGGCCTGGGTTTGTAAGATTGCTATCctcaagtgaaaaaattaattctaaATAATGCATGAAGCTATTTATTTACAGAAACATCTAGCTCATTAAACTAGAAATCCCCTTAATCTACTTCCagtgttttttttcttttccagttTCCAGGCAATATGTTGTCACTCCACTGCTGTTTCTGTTTCTTAGACTGCATCAGACACACACAACAGGACAAGAATAAACCAGTCTTACTGAAAGAAAAAGTGTAATTGCAAGTAAATAATTACTAGCTCCATAACTTGACAGCAAATCACCTTTAACTAGGACAAGCTGATGAGAGTTTTGCTGAAGGTAGTAATTGGGGTCTGATTTGATCCTCACAAAGCTACCTACCACTTTAGCTTCAAATCTTTCAGGATCTTTCAAAAGGTCCTGAACTAAACTCTTTTTCAAATAAACCAGCTTTATATTATCCTGAACTATCGCAGCAAAGCAGCTTTTCGGGGTTTCAATAACCTTTTTCTTCTGGTAAGCTTTTCTCTCAGAAATCACGCTTTTCTGTTCTTCACCAACATCGTCCTCGTCTGACATAGATGAAAAGCCGTCACTCCATGCGTCTTGGTTTTCAGCATAGTGTGTCTCAAGCAAGTCATAGACTTTCATTCGACCAATTGCTTTCCTTCCAAAGATAGAATAAAGCCTCTCGTCACAAAGGattctcttcttctttgcCGGGTGAACAAGGTTATTATCATTAACATATTTGCGTATGATGTCAGTAACATCATGTTGAGAGATTTGTTTGGTGGTGTCTTTACCAATTGATTCAAGAAATTCAATCAGTGGTTTTGATCCCCAACCAACAAACTCCAGTTTCCTCGATCTTACCTTTCTTTTCAAACTGGCAGGAGTAGCTGGCTTCCCGCTGTGTTCTTCCAACCAAAAAACCGGTGC
Protein-coding sequences here:
- the LOC18611989 gene encoding uncharacterized protein At5g08430 isoform X2; amino-acid sequence: MDEKEAPVFWLEEHSGKPATPASLKRKVRSRKLEFVGWGSKPLIEFLESIGKDTTKQISQHDVTDIIRKYVNDNNLVHPAKKKRILCDERLYSIFGRKAIGRMKVYDLLETHYAENQDAWSDGFSSMSDEDDVGEEQKSVISERKAYQKKKVIETPKSCFAAIVQDNIKLVYLKKSLVQDLLKDPERFEAKVVGSFVRIKSDPNYYLQQNSHQLVLVKGLKKASGNNDINTDILLQVSNFVKDVNLSMLSDDNFAQEECEDLYQRVKNGLLKRLTIVELEAKARILHEDITKHWLSAEITLLQKLIDRANEKGWRRELFEYMERRELLMTPEEQSQLLLEVPNVIAEEIDIETAPQDFPGDEQENDNSLVSTLKGTSDIPSDTALGGKLSTLMPSTIEEIVLETAPQDFPDDKQENDSSLVSTLKGTSDIPRDTALDGKLSSLMPSTIEEIELETAPQDIPDDKQESDSSLVSTLKGTSDIPSDRALDGKLSTLMPSTIGITLDTAIDFFSCTDSVILKTQ
- the LOC18611989 gene encoding uncharacterized protein At5g08430 isoform X1 codes for the protein MDEKEAPVFWLEEHSGKPATPASLKRKVRSRKLEFVGWGSKPLIEFLESIGKDTTKQISQHDVTDIIRKYVNDNNLVHPAKKKRILCDERLYSIFGRKAIGRMKVYDLLETHYAENQDAWSDGFSSMSDEDDVGEEQKSVISERKAYQKKKVIETPKSCFAAIVQDNIKLVYLKKSLVQDLLKDPERFEAKVVGSFVRIKSDPNYYLQQNSHQLVLVKGLKKASGNNDINTDILLQVSNFVKDVNLSMLSDDNFAQEECEDLYQRVKNGLLKRLTIVELEAKARILHEDITKHWLSAEITLLQKLIDRANEKGWRRELFEYMERRELLMTPEEQSQLLLEVPNVIAEEIDIETAPQDFPGDEQENDNSLVSTLKGTSDIPSDTALGGKLSTLMPSTIEEIVLETAPQDFPDDKQENDSSLVSTLKGTSDIPRDTALDGKLSSLMPSTIEEIELETAPQDIPDDKQESDSSLVSTLKGTSDIPSDRALDGKLSTLMPSTIDNQHDVHEQPKRPRDSNYARAQLVDIPAKDGYIEKQSFVNISNTQVIDLSDDDEEDSNEVQALDGVNSLMWHYSDPRGYEQGPFSLKSLKGWKDAHYFPPDFKVWKTGQSKRKAVLLTDILHRMFPI